Part of the Prionailurus bengalensis isolate Pbe53 chromosome B3, Fcat_Pben_1.1_paternal_pri, whole genome shotgun sequence genome is shown below.
GTTCGGGATGTGCTTCAGAGACCCCTACAGGGCTCGTACAGGGCTCAAGAAACATGCAGGAGTGGTCTCTGTAGTAGGCAgtttcctttctccatctctgccttGCTAGGATCCTCGATCCACTGACCCAGGGCAGGGGGTCACCCCACAGCGTCCCTGCTCAACTGGCTCCCAGAGTCCTGGTCTGGCCCAGACCCAAAGCCTACACTGAGAATGGGGTAGAGGCAGGATTGGCCCCTCCTTGTGCCGCAGGCCCCAGAGCCACCTCTTGTCAATGCCTGTCAACTCAGTGTGCAGTGCTTCCCCTGAGGTGCTGGCAGCCCTGGGTGGGCTGGGCTCTGTCCCCGCCtcagcctcccccctcccagaaGCCTGTGCCCAGCTTGGAGAAAGGCTCTATTGTCCTCAGCTGCACCCCGCCCTGAGCACCTTGAGCTCTTACTAAGGGTGTGTGGCTTACAGTTCACTCTGCCTTGACTAGGAGCAGGTACAGAGGGGTAGTCATGAGCCACTTGTAGGGGAGACAGGAGCAGTGTGGGATGTGGTGGGCCAAGGCAACACCTTTCCTGTTCCTGTCCTCCAGGAGCCAGGAGATTTCAGAAAAGCCCAAATCCTGGCTTTCCTCAGGGCTGTCCTATAAAGTGGCCTCTCTCCCAGGATGGCCAACTTGCCCACTGGTGGCAGGTTGGCAGCATAATTTTGCACAATCCTGGTTCCTCCACTTAAGAGAAGTGGTCTTGGGCATGTTGTTCCCTACCTgccctgagcctccatttccttaaaatgaggataataatacccACATGGCATTGTGATGGATGTTGTGAGGATAAACCAACAGATATGTGCCATAAAGTGAGTACTTAGCCTTTCTTTTCTCGATGGTCAGcaaatttttctttgttcagCATCTGGGAATGAACTTCTAGGCATGGACCATGAGTCCGTGGTCCTCTGAGTCACCTGCTGCTCCCTGCTTGTTCTTTGAATTCCCCCACCACCTTTGTAACCAGCTCTCTGATTTAATTCCTTCTGTTGAACCACCTGGTGTTGAACACCTCTGTTGCCCTTCCTGGATCCTGACTGAGGCAGGCCTTAAGGCCCAGAGATTCATCCTGGCAATTTAACCTAAGGAATGGCCTAGGAGCacaaaattaacagaaaagaaagatctcCCACTCTGTTGGTAGCCTAGTAGGGGAGCCCTGCAAAGGAAGATCAAAGCTTGTCCCCATCTAAGCTCAGAGCCTTCCCCTGgatgcctcaggctctgtgtctaAGACACTCTGCCCAGGAGTCATTCCCACGGACATAGCatctggggagaagcagagatgtCTCTCAGATGTCTGAAGTCTGCTCTTCTCACTGTCTTCCCACAGTTGGCAATCCTAGAAGACTATGCGGACCCATTTGACGTTCAGGAGACTGCTGAAGGCCCAGCAGGAGCTTCAGGAGCTCCAGAGAAGGTCCCTGAAAATGATGGCTACATGGAGCCCTATGAGGCCCAAAAGATGATGGCTGGTGCGTGATGGAGTCAGGAGTGGGGGATTGCTCCCTGAAGCCTGGGTATTTGTACAACAGGCCCTGGGACCTACAAGTTTAAGGACCGATCCTATGGTCCCTTTACTGGGTCCTTGGGGACCATGGGTCCACTATGGACCCCCTTGGGTCCTTGGCCACTGCCTTCAAGAGAGTCACTTTGGAGAAGGAGCAGTGACTTGTGATGCCTGATACATGAAGCGGTAGGGAAGGCCACACACCAAAGGTCAGACAGATAGAACTAGGATAGTTAGGAAGGGAAAGATAATGGTGTGGGCTGGGGGTCATGGAacccaaaaagaaaatcattaggtTTAGGGAAGGTAGTGAGTTTGAGATGATGTGATGTTGACGTGAAACATCTTTATGGCAGTTGGAAACACATGGCTAGAGAAGCAAATGCAATGCACGTGAGACTGGGCAAGCATGTCGAGAAATGGGCACAGGGAGCAATGAATAAGACCTGGCCCTGGGGAACAGAGCAGAAGTCAGGAGACGATCCagggaaagaaatgaatgggGGTGATCAGAGAGGAGAACAGGGGTGAGTCAGGCCAAGCCAAGGTCCCAAGGCAGGATGAAAGGAAGGTTTGTTCAAGAGCAGATAGTTTTAGTGTTGGGCATACCAGAGAGCCAAGATGAGAGTGGCCAAGAGGGGCAGTGAAGGGCTTCAAAGGCTGGAATGAGGCATTTGGACTTGCTCCAGAAGAGGAGGGGAACCATTGTGGATTCTTAAGCAAGAAAGAAATAGGACAAATATGGCATGTAAGGGGATTACTGAGGCTTCGGTGTACAGAACAGACTAGGAGAACTGGGCATCAGAAAGATGAGTTAGTAGTTGTAGAAATTGTTGAGGCTTTAAGGGACCAACAACAccactttcctcctctcctgAGCTTGGAAATAATTGAGAAATAAGATTAAGGAAACAGATGAAGATGAGAATGTCAGCTTTATTCCTGATAAAGTAGACTGGAGAACACAACTCAATTCTGTCTCCACAATGAGCTTCTTAATACCTCACAGATTAAAATGGGGCTTGGGCTTGCTCAGGCTTGTGCCATGCAGGACAGCTATAGGCCCCTTcacgggggcaggaggagaaagaaccagaaggcagagctgagaaagagagcgagcatcCACTGGTGGTCAGATAAGCGCTCCCCTCcttgggagaggggggaggggtggagctgTCAGCAGTGTTATTCCATGGAGCTCATGGAAACGTGAACCTGTAGAGTAGAGGTTTGCCCTAGTCAGGGGTGAGAGTCATCAGGTACTGGTGGTAAACATATGGGATTTAGAGAGATGGAGGAAGACCAGGACTGTGGAGAGCAGTGTAGTGGACAGAAATGAGGAAAGTGGGAGTGGGAGGGTGGCTACCCTATTTAGGTCAGAGAGGTGAGTACCCCTAGAAGGCCCACAAATGCCCTGGTATTGGATGTGAAAATGAGCACATTTTTCTGGGGGAGTAACTCCATGGcttttattcagttttcactGGGGTCAGTGATcccaaaaagaaaatcacagaacaGACCAGACTAGAAGAACTGGGGAAAGAGGAGAGTTTGaaatgctgaaatgaaaaatcttGATGGCAACTGGAAGTGTGTAGGTTGCCATGAAACAGACAGGGCAAGGAGTGAGGGCGGGAAGAGATGAAGACCTGGTTCTGGGGAACAGAGACCAAGAGAGGGTCCAGGGAAAGAGACCTAACGGGTGATCAGAGAGGAGAACCATGAAAATGACTTATCAAAAGAGACAGTTTCAAGGAGGGAGTGATCAGCAGTGTCTGAGCAACAAAGAAGGATTTTCTGATTGTCCAGTGACAGTACTTGGGACACAAAGAAAGAATTGGAGCTGGGTAGCCAAGAGGAGGTGGATTAGGAGAGGACCCTGCTTCAGCTTCCTAACTGTGTCAGCCTCATTTCCCAAGCCCTTGCTGGCCATCAAAAgatctttttttctgtccttcacACTTGtgcttctctgcccctgcctccatTGGATCCCATGCTTTTGGAACCGCAGAGGTGTTTTGAGGGCAAGGGACCCTGGATGTGCGGCCATTGGGCCCCTAGAGCCAATGGCATCTCCTCTGCAGGAGGCATGGTGTGATGCTGAGGGGCACTGCCAGAGGAGCTGAGCCAGGCAGTGGGGGCTGTTCTCACACTTCCCCTCCTGCCTTGCCCTGGCAGAGATCCGGAGCTCCAAGGAGACAGCAGCTCAGCCCCTGCCTCTGTATGACACGCCCTATGAGCCAGAGGAGGAGGGGACCACCCCAGAGGGTGAGGGGACCCCCTGGCCCCGGGAGTCCCGTCTGCCAGAGGATGATGAGAGGCCCCCTGAGGAGTATGACCAGCCCTGGGAATGGAAGAAGGAGCGGATTTCCAAAGCCTTTGCAGGTAAGCCCTGGGTGGAGAGAGTGGGTCTGCTGGGGCCTCTAAACAACTCTCCAGGTTCAGGGGAGTGGGAGGAGTGGACCCCAGGGGCTGGAAGTGTAGTTGAGTCTGCACCACAGAGATTGGTGAATTGGGCAGTGTGGTTGCAGCACCGTGTGCAGGGTCAGGGAATGGGCATGGGGGAAAGATGAAGGTGTCTCCCTACATCACCATCTCTTGGAGGCCAAGAGGCTTAGGCCACTTCTGTTTTTTGAGAGACTGggtacgttttatttatttttttgttatttttctaagttgatttattttgagagacaaaaatgcacgagcaggggagtgcagagaaagagagagagagagagagagagggagagggagagagagagagagagagagagagagagagagagagagaatcccaagcaggctccacactgtcagcacagagcccaatgcagggctcgatttcacaaaccgtgcaatcatgacctgaggcaaaatcaagagttggacgctcaaccaacagagccacccaggtgccccatgggtatgttttaaaataaagaaattccaaACAAAACGATAAAACTTGTGGCATATATTAAATACTTACACTTAACAAAAGAAGGCATTTAACACTCTAGACAATGAGAACAGCTGTGTGTGTAATCTTTAGAGATACCAGCCCTGAATTAGAGAGCTGAGTCTCCCAGTAGCAAGCCGTGCCAGACCAGGGGTGCATACACCCCAGGGGGATGTCTGAGAAGCAGGAACCCATAGGGCGAGGGAGGCTATGAGAGATCCCCTTTGCTGAATGAAGATTAGGTGTCTCCTGTACCAAGCACCCTAGTGCCTATCCCAGGCctggagtccaacacggggctgtGTGTGTTGGTGGTCTGAGTGTGTGGCGCTACAGCCTGGGGAGCCTGGAGACAGCTTTAGCCCCTGGATCCTTGATTCAGTGAGAACGTAAAGGATTTAAATGCCATGAAACTTCATTCCCACTTTCATGTCCCCCTTACCCCTCCTTGGGCAAGGGGCTCATCCTGGAGCTGGACTCAGCTATCCTCTGGGTCCTCCCCACCCTGACAGCCAGACTGGGAAACCACAGGTTTCTAATTTGTTTCCTGTAAAGCGTGCACCATTGAGGATGGCCCGTTTATCTCCAGAAGTCTCCTTGGAGAATCAATACTGTTTGGATTGCTTAATGGGAAAATCTATGCTCGTCATTAGGAAACCTCGTTAGCAGTCCTGCAGCCGCCAGTGGCATCACCCTTCTAATTGTCAAGGCTCAGGATTGAGGGTGTGGGGGGTAactttcaataaatatctgccCCCACATCTGAGTATTCCTGACAGCCTGAAGCTGGGCTGTCTTGGTCCTGCTGCCCATGAGTTCCCAGACtgtggggaaaaggaggaagggaggcaggtcTGAGGGTGTCAGGAGGCTGTGGGAACCTGGGTGTGGTGCTGGGAGGTGTGGGCAGCTCCttgttcctctcttcctcctttcctggtCCCTTTGGGCCCTGGAGGCCTGTGAGAGTTCAAATGAAGGGGACCCACACGGCTGGCAGGGCAAGACTCTGCTTCCTGCTGTTTGCTACCTGTGCCTCCCACCCTTTGACTAAGCTAGCCTAGTGTGGGTGCTGTGGCTCCACTCAACCCTCTGAGAGTCCTGTTCCCTCCTCAGAAGCACCCCTGCCTCTGCTCCAACCCTCCTCCTTTCTAGGCTATCCTGTGTCCTGGCTCTGGGTTTTGGTGTCTCaacctctgcctctttctgtctctctctctctctctctctgtctctgtccctgtctgtgtcttttctcccTGCTGCTACTGGCTCCAGTTGACATTAAGGTCATCAAAGACCTACCTTGGCCTCCACCGGTGGGACAGCTGGacagcagcccctccctgcctgatGGGGACAGGGACATCTCCGGTCCAGCTTCACCCCTCCCTGAGCCCAGCCTGGAGGACGGCAGCGGTGGGTCCTGTGGGGGCTTCTGGCCAGGGTGACATGTCCTCTCACCCTTCAGGCCCTGTGGCGTGGGTTGGAGGAGCTGAAGTGGGGCAGGGTCTGAAGAACCCAGGAAGAATCCCCCATGtcctggaggaagaaagaagggacaaAGTACACATTCCTCATTCCTCCCAAAGGTGTGGGGAAGGTGTCTCCTAAAGGAGATATTTCCGAATATCTTCCTCACCATGCCACAAAAATCCaccattttaaattcacttttctgTATAGGATTTTGCCTGACTCCTTCCGTGATCCATGAGCAATGCAAGTAACTCTTGAGGTGGGGGTGATGCTAGCACAGGAAGTGTCTGACTCCTTAGAGTAAGGGAATGGTCTGATCCTTGCATCTGGTGACAGACTGTAAGGGCTTAAAAGTGCTACAAGGAGAGAAAAAGCCCAAATAGGTAAAAAGGAAGCACTGAACACTTCatctgtgtttagttttgtaCAGAATGGGCAGCCAAGGGTGTGTGTGAGCACCCGTTTGTATTTGTGCCTGAGTGTGAGGAGTATTTTGTAAATACAGGATGAAGGAGGGTCTCTGTCGCCTGTGCGTGTGTGCCTGTGCCTTTTGTGGCCCACTGACTTCAGTCCTCCCTTGTGCTGGCTCAGTGGTCAGGCCTGCCCTGGTCTGGGAGGACAGAGCTGCCTCAGCTGGGTTtctctgggtgggggcagggagcctgTGGGCAGCAGCCttcagggcgggggaggggcgggctggCTGGCGGCTTTGGGCAGGATTAGCCTGTCAGGATGGCACCAAGGGGAATCAGATAATTGTTCTCAAATCGATAAGTCATTTCTACAGAATGGCTTGGCAGGGTGATTTGGAGAACGGTAATGAACTCTGAGGAGGAGAACGAAACAATATTATCAGCGCTGAAGCCACCGGAGGGGGAATAGAATAGGGGACGGCAGGCAGCTGCTCCAGAGGGAGAAGTTTAAGTGGTTTCTCGTgttgctcctctcccctctcctgccacaGCATGGGGACTGGCAGGCCCCATGTGGCATAGGAGGGCTGAGCCCCATCCCAACTGGGGAGTGGATCCAGGATTCTATCCCTAGAGCCGGTCAGGCCCAGGAGCAGATCTTGCCATTTCAGAACATTCCTTTGACCCCTTTGGGCAGAAAATGGGGGTTGTGCACTGGTTATTCTATAAGGCCCTATGTCTAGGGTTCTCAGAGACTATGACTGGTATATTCCCCACAGCCCAATTTGAAGGATCTGAGAAGAGCTGCCTGTCACCCGGCCGGGAGGAGAAGGGGCGGCTACCTCCCCGACTCTCTGCAGGGAACCCCAAGTCAGCCAAGCCCCTAAACGTGGAACCCAGCAGCCCCCTGGGGGAGTGGACAGACCCAGCACTGCCTCTGGAAAACCAGGTGTGAGTGTCTGTGTCCAGCTGgggactctctccccctcccttcccctcctgccaccAGCTTGCCTGCAGGGGACACCCAGAATGGGTGGGCCTGGACGGCGAGGGACCCAGCAGAGAtgccccccttcctctctctcgtCCTCAGCTGGTACCACGGGGCCATCAGTCGAACAGATGCCGAGAACCTGCTCCGCCTGTGCAAAGAGGCCAGCTACCTGGTGCGCAACAGTGAGACCAGCAAGAATGatttctccctgtccctcaagTGAGTAGGGGTGGGCCAACTAGCAGCTTTAGGCAGGATTAGCCTGTCAGGATGGCACCAGGGGACCCCATGGGAAGACAACCAGCAGGATAGGAGAAGACTCCCAACATTCCCCCATGCCCAACTAACCTGGGGAGAATTCCATCCCCATGAACATTTGCTGACTCTGGGCCAAGCCCTGGGGATCTGGAGCAGTCTGAGGCTCAGCCCCAAATCTCAAGTAGCTCAGAGTCCATTAAAGGAAACAGCCAAGCTAGTGTCCAGCTCACAAAGGTTCAGCCACTTACTAGCCGTGTAGCCTGGAAtcctcttaacctctctgagcctcagtttccttaattataaaatggggaaataataaCATCTACCTTATGGAgaaggatcaaatgaaataatatatgggAGACACTTAACATGGTGCCAAGTGCTAAATAAATTATCACCATCGTCTTTTTTAATGGAAGCCCAAGATGTTCTTGAAGCACAAGCAAGGAGAGGGGAAGTGTGCCTGAGGGAGTCTATAGGGTGAGGTGGAGGCTGGGTCCTGGGAGGAGGGTAGAGCAGTGGACACAAAGCTATTGCTCACTCTGAAGAAGTGGGCAGGAGGTCTGGGTGCCAGTGGCTGATAACTGAGTTTTAAAGGatcctggaagaggaggaggaggcaggacccTCCCCTCCCATCAGCCTTCCTTCTAGGGAGAGGATATACACAGGCCAGCACTGGCCTCCCAGGCCTTCCTGGCAGAGTGACCAGTCCTCCCTTTGGCACCCAGGAGTAGTGCCTGGTAGAGCCTGCACTCCGCATGGCAGCCTTTCAGAATCCTGTGTCCATTCACATCCTGCCATCACTACTGGGACATCTGTACCACATCCTACCACATTTCCTGGGGGCATTAGAGTACATGTATACTCCCTCTTCAAGCAAATATATACAGAGATTTGGGACCACTACACAGTTACATTTGAGGATAATTATTCAACTTCAACTAAAAGATGATGGGGAAAATGCCAGAATATAGTCAAATAACCTGAATTTTATTCTTGGGCTTAATAAAACTAGCTATGTGACCCTAGGCAAATCATggagcctctctgggccttggtttctctctttgcAAAATGCATTGATGGATTTAGGTTTCTTGAAGCTCTCATACTCTGCGAATCTGCAAATTATCATAAAGTCAAAGGAGCATTTAGATAATGTTCATCTGTCAAAAATTTGATTTATATAATACTAGGAATGTGTATTGCTTTAATAGTTAAGTTTCATAGAGCATCTACTCTGTGCCTAGCAGCATATACACCCTCTCCAAACCAACTACCAACCTGCAAGATCAATCTCTTTTTTGtagacagaaataaatacaaagaggCGTGTGACTTGCTCAAGGCTGCTAGGTAATCAAGTGCCAaaaacaggatttgaacccagctgaGTCCGCTACAAGAACCACACTATTTCATTGCATAGCTCCACCCCCTCATTCAGTGTGGTATAGTCCAGGTCTGGGGGAGAGACCTCAAAGGTCTGGCTCCTAGAGCAGAGCTGGGCTCTGCCTCAGCCTGGGGAGCAAAAGGGGGAGGGCAGGCCTGGATgccacttcagctcaggctgaTCTGGCCCCACCGACTGCCGGCTGCCAGAGCCTCGTTTACATATAAATGGCTTCTCTGAAATACAATTATGGTTTCTCTACTCTCTGTAATGGAAGGGCTTTCACTGGTAATTAAACAGCTTCCTCCAAAAGCCATGTCAGCCCTGGCCCTGCGGCCCAGCTAGTCCCACCCAGCCAGGCTCCAGAGGGTTGGGCAAGGGCTCCACTATGTCGTAACAGACCCTTGGGACTTTGCCCCAGGAGGTCTGTTATTCAGATGAATGCTTGTTGCCACTTAGTAGCCCTTTTGGGCCAGATCTGTCCCTCAAGGAGAAGATATAATGCAGTTTTGGGGAGAGGTGATTATCCCAAGTGGACTGTGGGTAGGGGGCTGGCCTCAAACTGTGAGAGGGTGAGGGAAGGCAGGGCCCAAGCTGCTGCCCACAGCCTTGGGCCTGGGCCATGCATAGGGCAAATGGGAAGACTACTCACTGCCTCCCTTCTCTACCGCCCCCAGGGGCTGTACGTTTTCCTCAGGCCCTTAGCTCCTTTACACAGGGCCCTTGTGATCACTGTCAGCTTCAGTCACTATCTCAGGCTTACAGAAGAAGGATGCTCCTGCCCCCATATATGCCCAGCCTAGGGCCCCCGGCAGGCTTTAGAGCACTGTATCCTGGggtgtggcgggggagggggtagaTTGGGAGGATGGGTGATAAAGGCCTGTTTTATCCACCCTCCCATCCTTTCCTCCCTTCagtcacccactttcctctcccccactcattcacttGTGGGCCCAGTGAAATGGGTCCAGTCAGAGCCCTCTTTGTAcccaggcaggggaaggaaaagaggtttGCCAGCCTTACTTCAATATGAGGGTCCTCCCTCACCAGCCCCACCAACCCTACCTCCCATACTAGCTTCTGAGACTCGTATTTGTCCCTAAGTAGGCTCTGGCCAGGAGAGACAAGTATTCAGGCTTCAGGGCTCCCCTAAGCATTGCTTACCCCTTGCCTGTGGACCAAGCCTGTGGTAGCTTAGGCAAATGTTCTTACTGGggccccacccccatgctctctctctaaggCTGAGGGTGTCCGGACCGCTGGGAGCTGGCCAGAGCTCTGAGCAGCAGGGCCCTTGTCTTGTGGGCAGGGCCAGGCACTAATGTTGATTTCCTGGATTATGTCAGGGAGATGAGAGAGGCAGTGGAGCGGTTCCTCTCTGAGGGAGGGAATGGAGCTGCAGCCTTACTGATGATGTCATCCCAGGCTGAAGGGATAGAGGAGCTTGGGGGCTTGGCTCAAGGCCAGTTATCAGGAGGGTAAAAGGATATCCCCAGGACAAGGCAGTTGAGCATTACTGGATTTGGGAGGGACTTCCAGAGCAGCTCACGCCATCCCCTGGTTTCtgcgagagagacagacagagagagagcctcaACCAAGATTCACTTTTGGTTGTCACATCTGTCCACACGCTGTCCTGCCAAGGATGTTTGTGTCTCCACATGAGTCACTAGGAGCCCCCCACAGGTATCCTCCTCCACAGCTCAGGGATGGGGAAGGTAAACCAGTCCTGGCGAAATAGGCAGCAGGACACCCGTGCCTGGGTCCCAGGGTTTGTGGTGGGGAGAGCAGTCGCTCCAGTTTCCACTTGCACATGCCCTGTACACTCacttacacacacatttttggcACAGCCGATGCCCTCAGCACAAAGCCAGTGCCTCATGTTACCTACTCACAAaatcccctctgcctcctccctgtttttctgGACTGACCTGCACCTTCCCTAGTCACCTCCACACACAGCTGGTTTggaacagccacatttgctgcaggacgaggggagaagaggggatgGGGACTGGAGAGGACCCCTACTCACCAgggtctcctctcctcttcccaggaGCAGTCAGGGCTTCATGCACATGAAGCTGTCCCGGACCAAGGAACACAAGTACGTGCTGGGCCAGAACAGCCCGCCCTTCAGCAGCGTCCCTGAAATCGTGCACCACTACGCCAGCCGCAAGCTGCCCATTAAGGGGGCCGAGCACATGTCCCTGCTCTACCCTGTGGCCATTCGGACTCTGTAGATCTGAGGGCGGGCACTGTGACAAATCTGGACCCAGCCCTGTGCCTATCCCCTGGCTGAGGGCTGTGGTCCTTCCCAGGGACAAGTTCTGTCAaacctttcttcccttctccctgagATCGAGTGGAAGCTGGAGATTCCTTAATTTATTCTAAAGGGGAAGGCCTACTGGGGCCTTGGAGTAAAAAGGTGGTCGGAGCTGAGGACAGAGGAATCCCTGGGGAGAAAGGATAGCCCCTGGAGGAAGGGGACTTCAGAGCCGCTGGTGTCCTGAGGAGTTTAAGATCTGCAGCTCCCCGCCATTTTCGCCCTTAGGGCACAGAtggcgaccccccccccccttccccaccacctcctTCCCCCTGGGTCAATGCGGGGTGGGGCAGGACGCGGTCCTGCGGGGCGCCCCGGCCATCTCTCCGCCTCCACCCCCACACCACCGGCGGGCTCTGTCCAGAGTCTGGTGAGGGGCTTGGGGAAGGAAGACCCCTAGGGTGGCGATAGCATTGAAGGTAGGGAAACGAGGGGAAGGGCTCGGGATGGAGGGA
Proteins encoded:
- the SHF gene encoding SH2 domain-containing adapter protein F isoform X3 codes for the protein MLLSGAPPAGSGPGQRAQGSSGSGPGGSRRGAGGAGAGPGGGGSGGVAKWLREHLGFRGGGGGGGGGKPAPPEPDYRPPAPSPAAPPAPPPDILAAYRLQRERDFEDPYSGGPSSSAAAPATPAVPGPTPPPRHGSPPHRLIRVETPGPPAPPSEERISGPPASSDRLAILEDYADPFDVQETAEGPAGASGAPEKVPENDGYMEPYEAQKMMAEIRSSKETAAQPLPLYDTPYEPEEEGTTPEGEGTPWPRESRLPEDDERPPEEYDQPWEWKKERISKAFAVDIKVIKDLPWPPPVGQLDSSPSLPDGDRDISGPASPLPEPSLEDGSAQFEGSEKSCLSPGREEKGRLPPRLSAGNPKSAKPLNVEPSSPLGEWTDPALPLENQVWYHGAISRTDAENLLRLCKEASYLVRNSETSKNDFSLSLKSSAW
- the SHF gene encoding SH2 domain-containing adapter protein F isoform X7, whose protein sequence is MLLSGAPPAGSGPGQRAQGSSGSGPGGSRRGAGGAGAGPGGGGSGGVAKWLREHLGFRGGGGGGGGGKPAPPEPDYRPPAPSPAAPPAPPPDILAAYRLQRERDFEDPYSGGPSSSAAAPATPAVPGPTPPPRHGSPPHRLIRVETPGPPAPPSEERISGPPASSDRLAILEDYADPFDVQETAEGPAGASGAPEKVPENDGYMEPYEAQKMMAEIRSSKETAAQPLPLYDTPYEPEEEGTTPEGEGTPWPRESRLPEDDERPPEEYDQPWEWKKERISKAFAACLQGTPRMGGPGRRGTQQRCPPSSLSSSAGTTGPSVEQMPRTCSACAKRPATWCATVRPARMISPCPSRAVRASCT
- the SHF gene encoding SH2 domain-containing adapter protein F isoform X2 translates to MLLSGAPPAGSGPGQRAQGSSGSGPGGSRRGAGGAGAGPGGGGSGGVAKWLREHLGFRGGGGGGGGGKPAPPEPDYRPPAPSPAAPPAPPPDILAAYRLQRERDFEDPYSGGPSSSAAAPATPAVPGPTPPPRHGSPPHRLIRVETPGPPAPPSEERISGPPASSDRLAILEDYADPFDVQETAEGPAGASGAPEKVPENDGYMEPYEAQKMMAEIRSSKETAAQPLPLYDTPYEPEEEGTTPEGEGTPWPRESRLPEDDERPPEEYDQPWEWKKERISKAFAAQFEGSEKSCLSPGREEKGRLPPRLSAGNPKSAKPLNVEPSSPLGEWTDPALPLENQVWYHGAISRTDAENLLRLCKEASYLVRNSETSKNDFSLSLKSSQGFMHMKLSRTKEHKYVLGQNSPPFSSVPEIVHHYASRKLPIKGAEHMSLLYPVAIRTL
- the SHF gene encoding SH2 domain-containing adapter protein F isoform X4; amino-acid sequence: MLLSGAPPAGSGPGQRAQGSSGSGPGGSRRGAGGAGAGPGGGGSGGVAKWLREHLGFRGGGGGGGGGKPAPPEPDYRPPAPSPAAPPAPPPDILAAYRLQRERDFEDPYSGGPSSSAAAPATPAVPGPTPPPRHGSPPHRLIRVETPGPPAPPSEERISGPPASSDRLAILEDYADPFDVQETAEGPAGASGAPEKVPENDGYMEPYEAQKMMAEIRSSKETAAQPLPLYDTPYEPEEEGTTPEGEGTPWPRESRLPEDDERPPEEYDQPWEWKKERISKAFAACLQGTPRMGGPGRRGTQQRCPPSSLSSSAGTTGPSVEQMPRTCSACAKRPATWCATVRPARMISPCPSRVVPGRACTPHGSLSESCVHSHPAITTGTSVPHPTTFPGGIRVHVYSLFKQIYTEIWDHYTVTFEDNYSTSTKR
- the SHF gene encoding SH2 domain-containing adapter protein F isoform X1 produces the protein MLLSGAPPAGSGPGQRAQGSSGSGPGGSRRGAGGAGAGPGGGGSGGVAKWLREHLGFRGGGGGGGGGKPAPPEPDYRPPAPSPAAPPAPPPDILAAYRLQRERDFEDPYSGGPSSSAAAPATPAVPGPTPPPRHGSPPHRLIRVETPGPPAPPSEERISGPPASSDRLAILEDYADPFDVQETAEGPAGASGAPEKVPENDGYMEPYEAQKMMAEIRSSKETAAQPLPLYDTPYEPEEEGTTPEGEGTPWPRESRLPEDDERPPEEYDQPWEWKKERISKAFAVDIKVIKDLPWPPPVGQLDSSPSLPDGDRDISGPASPLPEPSLEDGSAQFEGSEKSCLSPGREEKGRLPPRLSAGNPKSAKPLNVEPSSPLGEWTDPALPLENQVWYHGAISRTDAENLLRLCKEASYLVRNSETSKNDFSLSLKSSQGFMHMKLSRTKEHKYVLGQNSPPFSSVPEIVHHYASRKLPIKGAEHMSLLYPVAIRTL
- the SHF gene encoding SH2 domain-containing adapter protein F isoform X6; the protein is MLLSGAPPAGSGPGQRAQGSSGSGPGGSRRGAGGAGAGPGGGGSGGVAKWLREHLGFRGGGGGGGGGKPAPPEPDYRPPAPSPAAPPAPPPDILAAYRLQRERDFEDPYSGGPSSSAAAPATPAVPGPTPPPRHGSPPHRLIRVETPGPPAPPSEERISGPPASSDRLAILEDYADPFDVQETAEGPAGASGAPEKVPENDGYMEPYEAQKMMAEIRSSKETAAQPLPLYDTPYEPEEEGTTPEGEGTPWPRESRLPEDDERPPEEYDQPWEWKKERISKAFAAQFEGSEKSCLSPGREEKGRLPPRLSAGNPKSAKPLNVEPSSPLGEWTDPALPLENQLVPRGHQSNRCREPAPPVQRGQLPGAQQ
- the SHF gene encoding SH2 domain-containing adapter protein F isoform X5 yields the protein MLLSGAPPAGSGPGQRAQGSSGSGPGGSRRGAGGAGAGPGGGGSGGVAKWLREHLGFRGGGGGGGGGKPAPPEPDYRPPAPSPAAPPAPPPDILAAYRLQRERDFEDPYSGGPSSSAAAPATPAVPGPTPPPRHGSPPHRLIRVETPGPPAPPSEERISGPPASSDRLAILEDYADPFDVQETAEGPAGASGAPEKVPENDGYMEPYEAQKMMAEIRSSKETAAQPLPLYDTPYEPEEEGTTPEGEGTPWPRESRLPEDDERPPEEYDQPWEWKKERISKAFAAGTTGPSVEQMPRTCSACAKRPATWCATVRPARMISPCPSRVVPGRACTPHGSLSESCVHSHPAITTGTSVPHPTTFPGGIRVHVYSLFKQIYTEIWDHYTVTFEDNYSTSTKR